The DNA region CTTGCTCATATCGTTACCCCCAGATTTCTTCTTTTGCAAATGTAAGCTTTTCCCTTAACATGTTCCTTGCCCGCGCCAGGTAGCTCTTAACCGTACCCTCGGGCATACCCGTTACCTCTTCAATTTCCCTATACGAGAACTCCTCGAGGTAGAACAGCGTCAGCACCACCCGGTAGTGCTGCGGCAGCTCCTCCACCTTACGCAGCAGCAGCTGCCGGGCATCCTCGTCGAGGGTAAAGGAGCAATCGTCATCAACCGTTGCCCCCACTTCCCTTTCAAGTGCTGGAGAGTCATCCATCGACACCTCCTGGAGCCGCTTGCGCTTGCGCAGGTGGTTTATGGCATGATGGTAGGCCACCGAGGCAATCCACGTGGATAGCTTCGACTGCCCGCGAAACTCGCCCAGCTTCTGGTACACCTTAACGAACACATCCTGGCAGATGTCGGCAGCCTCATCGTCGCTCAGCACCATTCGGCGTACTATGTGCAGCACCAGCTTCTGGTGAATGCTCACCAGGTAGCTAAAGGCCGACATGTTGCCGTTAAGGATTTGCTTTATGAGTTCTGCATCGTTCATTGTGCGTATATGACGCCAAGATAGTAGTAAAGGTTGCAGCTTCAATCGCTTTTTCTTCGAAAAAATGATTCCCATGCTAAAAGAATGATGCTATAGGAAGAGGACAAACAGGGCTTACTCCCCTCCTTTTTAAGGAGGGGTGCCCGAAGGGTGGGGTGGTTTATGTCAAAATAGCAAGGGATTATCTCATTTTTCAACTACACCCCCCCCCGGCTACGCCGACCCCTCCTTAGAAAGGAGGGGAATCGCGCTGATTCTATCTTATGCAAAACGTTTAAGGCGCTATTGTAAAAATTTACTATATATCAAAAAAAATGCATCCACCCTGCAACCTTTCTTTCAGTAGCGGTGTCACATGGGCAAATCAAAAACACAAACGCAATGGAAGCAATACTAGTCACTGGAATCGTATTCTACGGATTCTACCTGATCTTTAAGGCATGGTCGGACCATTCCATAAAGAGAATGCTCATCAAGAACAACATGATCGACCAATCGGAGAAGCTAATTGTAAAGGAAACGCCATCTGCCGAGCAAAACAGCCTACCAACACTTAAGTGGGGATTGGTACTTCTTGCTCTTGGAATAGGCTCTGTTGTTTCAGCCTCGTTCTATCCTCTAATTATGACCTACGAGGAGCACTACTACCTACTAACATGGCTACTACCAGGCATCGTGCTTATCTTTGCCTCGCTGGGTTTCTTGGCCTACTTCTTCATCTCTCAAAGGATGAAAAAGTAAGCATCCATCAATTTAAAACACGAAGGCCACAAAGTATCATTCGAACTTTGTGGCCTTCGTGTTATCCTTTACAACCTTTGTGCTTACCTAATCGCGAATTACGACCATCTGGCAACGGGCGCAGTCGAACTGCAGCCTAAAGCGCTGCCCGTTGTTTTCGAGAAATAGCGGCTCCTTTAGCTTGGTAGCACCTGCCGTTTTAAGGCAAGCACCCAACTCGTAGCGCAGGCAGTACTTGGTTGTCATTAGATGAGCACCTGCCACATGAGAAAGCTCGAAGCCTTCGTCTATCTGCAGTACTCCGTGCCGCTCGTAGAACTTTCGAGAGAGCGAGTTTACAACATTCCCAGAGTAATCGAGTGTCTGTTCTGGATATGGAATACTATTAGGAGTGATGGATGACGCAGCCTCAGGCAGGCTTGCCTCACGTTTAGCCTCCAGCGATTCTAGCAGCATTCTACGGTAGCCGTTTAGCGTTGATATGGGGATAAACGGCACCTCTTGGCAATCGACACCTACGCGCACCACCTCAAACATTCCTCCACCCGACTTGCGTAGCTGCTGATCGATGTTTTGAAGCGCGCGCTCGGGCTTCTGGGCTATTTCAAAGAGCTCGTCCACTACCAGCTTGGAGGTAAAGCCATCGGCATCCAGCGCCATCATGGTCAACCGTCCAGCCGTATAGGTAAAGTTTATGCTGATATCTACCAACCGTTCAGTAGAGCAGCCTTCGAGCATCTTGGCAAACCGATGGTCGTAATTCCTAAATATCTGAACACCCTTCGTAATGCCATCCATCCGGTTAGGGAACACGCTTCGTCCATCCACCTTGTTGATGTTGGTTCCCACCAGTCCACCACCTTTAGATATAAAGCAAATGCCATCACCATTAGATAGCGGCATTTTGGCATCAATCTCAAAGCATAACTTCCGTACATTGGTCACCGTACCAACCAAAGCACCAGTAGCCTTGGCGGTGTTAAATCCCGTGAGGCTATCCTCCCTCTTTTGCGTAAAGTAGGCGGTAAAGCCACGGTTAAAGCTTTTCTGCGCATCGGGCGTAAAGCCGAGGAATACCTTTCCCGATGATGCCCTACGGTACTCGGAGCGCTCCTCCAGAATAGCATCAAGTTCCTTTCTATATAGCGCGGTGATATTTTTCACGTAGTCGACATTCTTGAGCCTACCCTCTATCTTAAACGAGCATATGCCTGCATCGGCCAGCTGCCGAATGCTGCGCGAGAGGTTGAAATCCTTAAGCGAAAGCAGATGCTTATTTTTTAGGATGATGTTACCCGTGCCATCCACCAAGTCGTAGGCCGATCGGCAGGGCTGTGCGCACGCACCACGGTTAGCGCTACGTCCGGTAATAGCCTCGCTCATGTAGCACTGACCGCTGTAGCTCACGCAAAGCGCACCGTGTACAAATGCCTCCAGCTCCACGTTAGTATGCTTTCTTATATCGGCAATCTGCTGCAGCGACAGTTCTCGGGCAAGAATCACCCTTTCGAAGCCAACATCCTGAAGGAACTTTACCTTTTCGGGAGAAATATTGTGGGTTTGCGTTGATGCATGCAGCGCAATTGGCGGTAGATCCATTTCCAAGAAGGCCATATCCTGCACGATGAGCGCATCGGCACCCGCATTGTAGGCCCAACGGGCAACCCGTTCGGCCTCCTCCAGCTCGTGCTCATACACAATGGTATTCACCACCACAAAAACCTTCGCCCGGTAACGATGCGCATAGCGGATAAGCTGCTCCACATCCTCAAAGGAGTTAGAGGCAGCTTCGCGTGCACCAAAACGGGGCGCACCAACGTACACCGCATCGGCCCCATAGCCAATGGCAGCAATACCCTGCTCAAGGTTCTTTGCAGGCGATAGTAGTTCTAAGGTTCTTGGTTTCATCAGCAACAAAGGTAGCAATTAAGTGGATAGGGAATAGCGAGTAGGGGACTCGCGGATAAGCTGACTAATAAAAGAAAGGGCTGAGATTAACCTCAACCCTTTCTAATATCTAAAATCTATCGTCTAAATTCTAAAGATTAAACAGACGAATCAGCTCGTGAGCCAGCCCATCCTCCTTATGGTGAAGGGCAACTACGTTAGCAGCCTTCTTTACCTTTTCGGGAGAATTGCCCATTGCCACCCCGTAACCAACCTCGCGGAGCATCTCCACATCGTTGTAGTTATCGCCAAAGGCAGCTGCATTAGCCGCATCAACACCAAGTGCATCAAGCACCTTATGCATTGCTAGAGCCTTATTGGTTCCCATTGGGGTAATCTCTAGGTAGGTATCCTTCGAGCGATAGGCGTTGGCATTGCCCACATGCTCTCGGCGCATGAAATGCTCCAGCTCGCCAACCACGTGTGCATCGCCCATGCACATAATCTTATGCACGCCAAAGCCATGGCGAGCCCACTTCTCTAGAGTCTTTTCAACAGGAGCAAACTCAGGAGTAACTCGTGTATTATTAATCTCCCGCTTTGCCCAATAATCCTCGGTTTCCACAAACCACTCATCTTCCCTAAACAGGCTTATGTGAACGTCGGTATCCTTTAAAAAAGAGTATACGTCGTAGGCCACATCTGTAGAAATTGTCAAGTTCTGAACAACTTCTTTCTTTTCACTATTGTGGAAGATAAGACCGCCGTTGTAGGCGATAATAGGATCGGTAATTTCTAGTTGTGTGGCCAGATGAGTAATGGCCTTAGGCATTCGTGCCGATATCAGAATAAATGGGATGTTGTAGAGGTTTCGAACCTTTTTGATTGCTTCAACCGTAAGCGGAGAAAGAACACGATTTTTGTTGAGTAACGTACCGTCAATATCCGAAAGAATAGCCTTGATTGGCTGTAAAGTTTCTGCCATTTTGATTTTAGAAGGAACGCGTGCAAAAGTACGACAAAAAAAAGGGCTCCGAAATTCGGAGCCCTCAGTCTTAATGCCAATTAATAATTATTGACATTTCAAAGCCTTAATGCGAGCAGAAGCCTGTGCCTTATACTTAGGGTTAGTAGCTGCTTTCTTGTAGTTAGCACAAGCATTGGGAATGTCTTTTTTTGCCTCAGCAACACCGGCAAGTAGGAAGTAAACCTTTGCCTTTTCAGCTGGGTTCAACGTATACTCTAACGATTTGTTCGCTGCTTTTTCAGCATCGTCCCACTTAGATAGGGTATAGTTACAGAATGCTAACTTATAGTAAACCACTTCACTCTGAGGGGCATACTTAAGTGCCGTTTCATAACTCTTTATAGCTTCTTCGTACTTCTTTGCCTTTTCATCGTTCGAAGCCTTCTCAAGGAATAGATCACGAGCTTGAGCTGTAGCGTTAGCAACTTCATCAGGCTTATTGGTACGCTTACCTATCTCTATTACCTTGTCAAAATATACAAGTGCAGAGTCAACGTTTCCTTGCTTACTGTAAACCAAACCTAAGCCAAGTAGGCTATTGGTTGCCTCAGGATTAAGACGAAGGCCCATGTTATAGTACTCCTTTGCCTTATCGTAGTTCTTAGCACCCAACTCTTGGTTACCCATAACACGGTAAAGCTGAGGAACAATATTGCCAGCTTTAGTAACTGTTGCTTGATCGTTGTACTTTTTCCCTACCTCAATAGCATTGTTGAATTCATTTATTGACTCAACCACCTTCTTATCCTTGTAAA from Acetobacteroides hydrogenigenes includes:
- a CDS encoding Cof-type HAD-IIB family hydrolase: MAETLQPIKAILSDIDGTLLNKNRVLSPLTVEAIKKVRNLYNIPFILISARMPKAITHLATQLEITDPIIAYNGGLIFHNSEKKEVVQNLTISTDVAYDVYSFLKDTDVHISLFREDEWFVETEDYWAKREINNTRVTPEFAPVEKTLEKWARHGFGVHKIMCMGDAHVVGELEHFMRREHVGNANAYRSKDTYLEITPMGTNKALAMHKVLDALGVDAANAAAFGDNYNDVEMLREVGYGVAMGNSPEKVKKAANVVALHHKEDGLAHELIRLFNL
- a CDS encoding tetratricopeptide repeat protein; the protein is MRSKIMRVFGIMSMMAFFFAVNASAQTKDEAAKLYNDGVAAYNAKNFAVAITNFNQALDVAAKVGDEANDVKDGVVKLLPSCYLQNGMLLYKDKKVVESINEFNNAIEVGKKYNDQATVTKAGNIVPQLYRVMGNQELGAKNYDKAKEYYNMGLRLNPEATNSLLGLGLVYSKQGNVDSALVYFDKVIEIGKRTNKPDEVANATAQARDLFLEKASNDEKAKKYEEAIKSYETALKYAPQSEVVYYKLAFCNYTLSKWDDAEKAANKSLEYTLNPAEKAKVYFLLAGVAEAKKDIPNACANYKKAATNPKYKAQASARIKALKCQ
- a CDS encoding DUF6249 domain-containing protein, producing MEAILVTGIVFYGFYLIFKAWSDHSIKRMLIKNNMIDQSEKLIVKETPSAEQNSLPTLKWGLVLLALGIGSVVSASFYPLIMTYEEHYYLLTWLLPGIVLIFASLGFLAYFFISQRMKK
- a CDS encoding RNA polymerase sigma factor produces the protein MNDAELIKQILNGNMSAFSYLVSIHQKLVLHIVRRMVLSDDEAADICQDVFVKVYQKLGEFRGQSKLSTWIASVAYHHAINHLRKRKRLQEVSMDDSPALEREVGATVDDDCSFTLDEDARQLLLRKVEELPQHYRVVLTLFYLEEFSYREIEEVTGMPEGTVKSYLARARNMLREKLTFAKEEIWG
- a CDS encoding peptidase U32 family protein; the protein is MKPRTLELLSPAKNLEQGIAAIGYGADAVYVGAPRFGAREAASNSFEDVEQLIRYAHRYRAKVFVVVNTIVYEHELEEAERVARWAYNAGADALIVQDMAFLEMDLPPIALHASTQTHNISPEKVKFLQDVGFERVILARELSLQQIADIRKHTNVELEAFVHGALCVSYSGQCYMSEAITGRSANRGACAQPCRSAYDLVDGTGNIILKNKHLLSLKDFNLSRSIRQLADAGICSFKIEGRLKNVDYVKNITALYRKELDAILEERSEYRRASSGKVFLGFTPDAQKSFNRGFTAYFTQKREDSLTGFNTAKATGALVGTVTNVRKLCFEIDAKMPLSNGDGICFISKGGGLVGTNINKVDGRSVFPNRMDGITKGVQIFRNYDHRFAKMLEGCSTERLVDISINFTYTAGRLTMMALDADGFTSKLVVDELFEIAQKPERALQNIDQQLRKSGGGMFEVVRVGVDCQEVPFIPISTLNGYRRMLLESLEAKREASLPEAASSITPNSIPYPEQTLDYSGNVVNSLSRKFYERHGVLQIDEGFELSHVAGAHLMTTKYCLRYELGACLKTAGATKLKEPLFLENNGQRFRLQFDCARCQMVVIRD